One window from the genome of Echinicola vietnamensis DSM 17526 encodes:
- a CDS encoding ribulokinase yields the protein MSKNFVIGVDFGTDSVRSILVDTLDGKIVKSAVYRYPRWSKKLYCDAGSHQFRQHPLDHLEGLEHTVSAIIRDSGIDPDSVKGIGVATTGSSPIPVDENGDALSMSSRFSNNPNAMVVLWKDHTAVAEAEEITKAAKNGEVDYTAFSGGSYSSEWFWAKILSVYKKDPGVARNTCTWMEHCDFIVGQLTGERPLNLKRSRTAAGHKAMWNKKWSGLPPASFWGGISPELGSLRETLYEQTFHGSEKAGHLCSKWAEKLGLSADTAVAVGTLDAHAGAVGAGISPNTLVKVVGTSTCDILVGSPTDPELDPIEGICGQVEDAVLPGTIGLEAGQAGFGDVLAWFAEVVLGPSRQIIHRSTQLDAVIKETIIEELEHSILDELSREALELAPCLNGASALDWINGRRSPFAKETLKGAFLNLHMGTQASHMFRAMVEALCFGSKKIIDHLEGKGLTVEEIIAIGGVANKSPLVMQTMADIIGKPIKIAASKEAPALGAAIHAAVASKVYPSMDQAVAKMVPAFKKVYSPDLQHQQVYVEKYKMYEREGEVVENLKLTTQ from the coding sequence ATGTCAAAAAATTTTGTGATAGGGGTCGATTTCGGTACTGACTCGGTACGGAGTATTCTGGTGGATACTTTGGACGGGAAAATAGTGAAAAGTGCCGTTTATCGGTATCCCAGATGGTCAAAGAAATTATATTGTGATGCCGGTTCCCATCAGTTTAGGCAGCATCCATTGGATCATTTGGAAGGCTTGGAGCATACCGTTTCTGCCATCATTCGGGATTCAGGAATCGATCCCGACAGCGTGAAAGGAATAGGTGTTGCTACTACGGGGTCGTCCCCGATTCCAGTTGATGAAAACGGTGACGCACTATCCATGTCATCCAGGTTTTCAAATAACCCAAATGCCATGGTGGTACTTTGGAAGGACCATACGGCTGTTGCCGAAGCGGAAGAAATTACCAAAGCTGCAAAAAATGGAGAGGTCGATTATACCGCTTTTTCTGGTGGAAGCTATTCTAGCGAATGGTTTTGGGCCAAGATCCTTTCGGTTTATAAAAAGGATCCAGGCGTTGCCCGTAATACCTGCACTTGGATGGAACATTGCGATTTTATCGTCGGTCAGTTAACTGGAGAAAGGCCTTTGAATTTAAAGAGAAGCAGGACTGCAGCCGGTCATAAGGCCATGTGGAACAAAAAATGGTCCGGACTTCCACCAGCATCATTTTGGGGTGGCATAAGCCCTGAACTGGGAAGTCTCAGAGAAACGCTATATGAACAAACATTTCATGGATCGGAAAAAGCCGGCCATTTATGTTCAAAGTGGGCTGAAAAACTTGGGTTATCTGCAGACACCGCCGTTGCGGTAGGGACATTGGATGCGCATGCGGGCGCTGTGGGAGCAGGGATTTCCCCCAATACGCTTGTTAAAGTGGTCGGAACATCAACATGTGATATTTTAGTAGGATCTCCCACTGATCCAGAGCTTGATCCCATTGAAGGAATTTGCGGACAAGTTGAAGATGCTGTTTTACCGGGGACAATAGGCCTTGAAGCTGGACAAGCAGGATTTGGTGATGTGCTGGCATGGTTTGCAGAGGTTGTTTTAGGACCCTCAAGGCAAATTATACACCGCAGTACACAGTTGGATGCTGTGATTAAGGAAACCATCATAGAAGAACTTGAGCATTCAATTTTAGATGAATTGTCGCGCGAGGCTTTGGAACTGGCCCCCTGCCTAAATGGGGCAAGTGCCTTGGACTGGATAAATGGGAGGCGGTCCCCTTTTGCAAAGGAAACACTGAAAGGCGCTTTTCTGAATCTCCACATGGGGACACAAGCCTCCCATATGTTCAGGGCAATGGTGGAAGCACTTTGCTTTGGCTCCAAAAAGATAATAGATCACTTGGAGGGGAAAGGCCTGACCGTAGAAGAGATCATCGCAATTGGGGGCGTGGCCAATAAGTCACCATTGGTCATGCAGACCATGGCTGATATTATTGGCAAGCCCATAAAAATCGCTGCATCCAAAGAAGCTCCAGCATTGGGGGCTGCAATTCATGCAGCCGTAGCGAGCAAGGTGTATCCGTCAATGGATCAGGCGGTTGCCAAAATGGTGCCTGCATTTAAAAAAGTTTATTCCCCTGACCTTCAACATCAGCAAGTATATGTTGAAAAGTATAAGATGTATGAGAGAGAGGGGGAGGTAGTTGAAAACCTAAAATTAACCACACAATGA